In Sphaeramia orbicularis chromosome 14, fSphaOr1.1, whole genome shotgun sequence, the following are encoded in one genomic region:
- the LOC115433327 gene encoding heterogeneous nuclear ribonucleoprotein A/B-like produces MADAENLLMETSEQNGNEGEEDLNGAEQELMAGDEEHDNGTDGGKIDASKGEEDAGKMFVGGLSWDTSKKDLKDYFTKFGEVSDCTIKMDSNTGRSRGFGFVLFKDSSSVDKVLEQKEHKLDGRQIDPKRAMAMKKEPVKKIFVGGLNPEATEDTIREYFGAFGEIETIELPMDPKTKKRRGFIFITYKEEASVKKCLEKKYHTIQGSRCELKIAQPKEVYQQQQFGGGRGGGYGGGRGGRGRGGQSQGWNQGYGNYWNQGYGNQGYGYGGYSGYGNYDYSSGYYGYGPGYDYDQGNASYGKTPRRGAHQTSYKPY; encoded by the exons ATGGCAGACGCTGAGAATCTGCTCATGGAAACGTCGGAGCAGAACGGTAATGAGGGAGAGGAGGACCTGAACGGAGCCGAGCAGGAGCTGATGGCCGGTGACGAGGAGCACGACAACGGCACAGACGGAGGAAAGATCGATGCCAGCAAAGGAGAGGAGGATGCAGG CAAAATGTTTGTTGGTGGCCTCAGCTGGGACACGAGTAAAAAGGATCTGAAGGACTACTTCACCAAATTCGGCGAGGTGTCAGACTGCACCATCAAGATGGACTCCAACACCGGCCGGTCCAGAGGCTTCGGCTTCGTTCTGTTCAAAGACTCCTCCAGTGTGGATAAG GTGCTGGAGCAGAAGGAACACAAACTGGATGGGCGTCAGATCGACCCCAAGAGGGCAATGGCCATGAAGAAGGAGCCGGTTAAGAAAATTTTTGTCGGTGGTTTGAACCCAGAGGCCACTGAAGACACCATCAGGGAATATTTCGGGGCCTTTGGAGAG ATTGAAACCATTGAACTTCCTATGGATCCCAAAACGAAGAAAAGGCGGGGTTTCATCTTCATCACATACAAAGAAGAGGCCAGTGTTAAGAAGTGCCTGGAAAAGAAATACCACACCATCCAGGGCAGCAGG TGTGAGCTGAAGATCGCCCAGCCAAAGGAGGTTTACCAGCAGCAACAGTTTGGAGGAGGACGTGGCGGAGGATACGGAGGAGGCCGAGGTGGAAGGGGCCGTGGGG GTCAGAGCCAGGGCTGGAACCAGGGCTATGGAAACTACTGGAACCAGGGATATGGTAACCAAGGCTACGGATACGGCGGGTACAGCGGCTATGGCAACTATGACTATTCTTCTGGTTACTATGGATACGGTCCCGGATATGACTATG ACCAGGGCAACGCCAGCTACGGGAAAACCCCGAGACGAGGGGCACACCAGACCAGTTACAAGCCATACTGA